The following proteins are encoded in a genomic region of Castor canadensis chromosome 19, mCasCan1.hap1v2, whole genome shotgun sequence:
- the LOC109695084 gene encoding small ribosomal subunit protein eS24-like, translating to MNDTVTIRTRKFMTNRLLQRKHMVIDVLHPGKATVPKTEIREKLAKIYKTTPDVIFVFGFRTHFGGGKTTGFGMIYDSLDYAKKNEPKHRLARHGLYEKKKTSRKQRKECKNRMKKVKGTAKANVGAGKKPKE from the coding sequence ATGAATGACACAGTCACTATCCGCACCAGGAAGTTCATGACCAATCGCCTACTTCAGAGAAAGCACATGGTCATCGATGTCCTTCATCCTGGGAAGGCAACAGTACCTAAGACAGAAATTCGtgaaaaactagcaaaaatataCAAGACTACACCAGATGTCATTTTTGTATTTGGATTCAGAACCCATTTTGGTGGTGGAAAGACAACTGGCTTTGGCATGATTTATGATTCCTTGGattatgcaaagaaaaatgaaccCAAACACAGACTTGCTAGGCATGGCCTGTATGAGAAGAAAAAGACCTCAAGGAAACAGCGAAAGGAATGTAAAAATAGGATGAAGAAAGTCAAGGGGACAGCGAAGGCCAATGTTGGTGCTGGCAAAAAGCCGAAGGAATAA